The following coding sequences lie in one Spea bombifrons isolate aSpeBom1 chromosome 5, aSpeBom1.2.pri, whole genome shotgun sequence genomic window:
- the PRELID3A gene encoding PRELI domain containing protein 3A isoform X1 — protein MKIWSSEHVFSHPWDTVIKAAMRKYPNPMNPCVVGVDVVDRSLDTQGRLHSHRLLSTEWGLPGLVRAILGTSRTLTYINEHSVVDPVEKKMVLCSTNITLTNLVSVDERLVYTPHPENPEETVLTQEAIITVKGVSLSSYLEGLMANTISSNARKGWDAIEWIIQNSASSVS, from the exons ATGAAGATCTGGAGCTCGGAGCATgtgttcag TCACCCGTGGGATACGGTAATAAAGGCAGCTATGAGGAAATACCCCAATCCCATGAATCCTTGCGTGGTAGGAGTAGACGTGGTGGACCGTAGTCTTGATACCCAGGGCAGACTCCACAGTCATCGGCTCCTCAGCACAGAATGGGGGCTCCCGGGCCTTGTGAGGGCG aTTCTTGGGACCAGTCGGACGTTAACATATATCAATGAACATTCCGTAGTTGATCCggtagaaaagaaaatggttcTGTGCTCAACAAAT ATCACACTTACAAATTTGGTGTCTGTTGATGAACGGTTGGTTTACACTCCACATCCAGAAAATCCAGAAGA GACTGTTCTAACTCAAGAAGCCATAATTACTGTAAAGGGAGTGAGTCTAAGCAGTTATCTGGAAGGATTGATGGCTAACACAATTTCTTCCAATGCTAGAAAG GGATGGGATGCAATTGAATGGATCATACAAAACTCTGCAAGCTCTGTAAGCTAA
- the PRELID3A gene encoding PRELI domain containing protein 3A isoform X2 — MKIWSSEHVFSHPWDTVIKAAMRKYPNPMNPCVVGVDVVDRSLDTQGRLHSHRLLSTEWGLPGLVRAILGTSRTLTYINEHSVVDPVEKKMVLCSTNITLTNLVSVDERLVYTPHPENPEETVLTQEAIITVKGVSLSSYLEGLMANTISSNARKRHEAL, encoded by the exons ATGAAGATCTGGAGCTCGGAGCATgtgttcag TCACCCGTGGGATACGGTAATAAAGGCAGCTATGAGGAAATACCCCAATCCCATGAATCCTTGCGTGGTAGGAGTAGACGTGGTGGACCGTAGTCTTGATACCCAGGGCAGACTCCACAGTCATCGGCTCCTCAGCACAGAATGGGGGCTCCCGGGCCTTGTGAGGGCG aTTCTTGGGACCAGTCGGACGTTAACATATATCAATGAACATTCCGTAGTTGATCCggtagaaaagaaaatggttcTGTGCTCAACAAAT ATCACACTTACAAATTTGGTGTCTGTTGATGAACGGTTGGTTTACACTCCACATCCAGAAAATCCAGAAGA GACTGTTCTAACTCAAGAAGCCATAATTACTGTAAAGGGAGTGAGTCTAAGCAGTTATCTGGAAGGATTGATGGCTAACACAATTTCTTCCAATGCTAGAAAG AGACATGAGGCCCTTTAG